GTAGGATACGTCAAATGTTTGCTTGATCCATTCACGAACTAAGAAGGACGTCCAATTCATTTCGGCAGGAAAACCAACGTCGGAACATGGTTATCTTTAAGGAAGGTATTTTTCATCATATTCGTTTGTTACCTAATACCCATAAATTTAAAGCAAACTATAAAACCGAGTTGACAGGTAAGAAAAGTTTGAATATTATTGATATATCTCATGAAGAGTTAAAATTTAAGATTTTCCAGAAAAAATAAGAATTGTAGGGGGAAATACTATGAAACTTTTTAAAACTTTAACTATCGGATTGACTGCAATCTTTTTGGCTGCGGGATGCTCTTCGGGTAATACATCCTCTGAAAGTGAGAGCAAAGATCAACCGGTAGAATTGCTTAACGTATCCTATGATCCTACACGAGAGCTTTACCAGGAGTACAATAAAGAGTTTCAGGATCATTGGAAAAAAGAGACAGGTCAGACAGTTACGTTTCAGCAATCTCATGGAGGTTCAGGGAAACAGGGACGATCGATTATCGATGGACTGGAGGCGGATGTCGCAACACTGGCTCTTGCTTACGATATTGATAGCATTGCAGGTGCGGGTTTGATTGATGAAGGGTGGCAGAAGGAGCTTCCTGATAATTCATCACCTTATACTTCAACAATTGTGTTTCTCGTAAAGAAAGACAATCCGAAGAATATCAAAAGCTGGAATGATTTAATCCGTGATGATGTTTCAGTGATTACGCCAAATCCGAAAACCTCGGGAGGTGCACGCTGGAATTACTTAGCTGCTTGGGATTATGCGGATAAGAAATATAACGGTGACGAAAACAAGATCAAACAATACATGAAAGAGTTGTTCCAAAATGTAGAAGTCCTTGACTCAGGGGCAAGGGGGGCAACCACTACGTTTGTAGAACGAGGAATCGGTGATGTCCTGCTGGCTTGGGAAAACGAAGCGTACTTATCTATAAATGAACTTGGAAAAGATCAATTTGAAATCGTTTATCCAGAAAGCAGTATTCTTGCTGAGCCATCAGTTGCCATTGTTGACAAGGTGGCAAAACGAAAAGGCACAGAGAAAGTAGCTAAAGCGTATTTGGAACACTTATATTCCGATGAAGGGCAAAAAATAGCTGCCAAAAATTATTACCGCCCTCGAAATGAAGACATTCGTAAAGAATATAGCAAGACATTTCCTGATATTGATCTTGTAACGATTGATGATGAAAAATTCGGAGGCTGGAAAAAAGCTCAGGAAACACATTTCAGTGACGGCGGGACATTCGATCAGATTTACTCAGGTAAAAAGGGGGAGTAAACGATTAAACCTGCAGCTGCAACAAGACAAAAACGATTACTTCCAGGCTTTACGATCAGTATGGGAATTACGTTGTCCTATCTGAGTCTTATTGTCATTATTCCATTATCGATGATCTTTGTGAAAACAGCTGCTCTCGGGCCGGGCGAATTATGGGAAATCATTAAAGATCCAAGGGTGCTGGCGAGCCTGCGTCTTACTGTGTTAACTTCCTTAGCCGCAGCTGTTTTTAATGCAATATTCGGCCTGTTATTAGCTTGGGTACTTACCCGCTACAGCTTTCCGGGAAAGAAAATGATTGACGGTTTAATTGACCTCCCGTTCGCCCTGCCTACTGCTGTGGCGGGTATTGCTTTGACGGAGCTGTATGCGCCGAATGGCTGGATCGGCCAGCTGTTTCATACAAAAGTGGCTTTTACTCCGATCGGAATCATTATTGCCCTTATATTTATCGGGATACCGTTCGTTGTAAGGACAGTGCAGCCGGTCATTAAAAGCCTAGATAAAGAAATGGAGGAAGCCTCTGCCACACTCGGTGCCAGCAGAGGCCGCACATTTATTAGCGTGATTTTTCCACAGCTATTGCCATCGCTGATCACAGGATTTTCTTTGGCATTTGCGAGATCCTTGGGCGAATATGGCTCAGTTGTTTTTATTGCAGGAAACATCCCGCTGAAAACAGAGATTGCACCACTCATTATTATGTCAAAGCTTGAACAATATGATTATAATGGAGCAGCCGCGGTTGCCTGCATCATGCTGGTCATTTCATTTATTCTCTTGCTCCTCATTAATCTGTGGCAGTGGAAAGTTTCAAGAAACGGGCTGTAGGAGGCAGAAGAAATGAACACGATCGCACAAAAGAAACAACAAGAATCAGTGAAAGCACATAAATCTATCCGACGTCATGAACCATCATCCGAATCAAGATGGGTCAAGGTTAGTTTGATCTCTCTTTGTTACTTGTTTGTCGCTTTGTTTTTGCTGCTCCCTCTTTTTTTAGTATTCATTAAAGCCTTTGAAAGAGGATTTGGCACTTATCTGGAGGCGATTACGAATCCGGATGCAATTGCGGCAATTAAGCTGACTTTGCTTGTCTTAATCATATCCGTCCCTTTAAATGCCCTGTTCGGCGTAGCTGCTGCATGGTTTGTCACGAAATACGAGTTTAAAGGGAAACAGGTTTTGACAACTATTTTGGACATTCCATTTGCCGTTTCTCCAGTCATTGCCGGTTTAATTTTTGTTCTTTTGTTCGGGTCAACCGGAGTTTTTGGACCTTGGTTAATCGAGAATGGCTTAAAGATCATTTATTCAGTACCAGGCATTATTTTGGCTACGTTATTTGTGACCTTTCCGTTTGTTGCACGTGAGCTGATTCCGTTTATGCAGAGCCAGGGAACGTCAGAGGAAGAAGCGTCTCTTACGCTCGGAGCGGGCGGCTTTAAGACATTTTGGCTTGTGACTCTTCCTAATATTAAATGGCCGCTGCTATATGGGGTTATCCTGTGCGGGGCAAGGTCTGTTGGTGAATTCGGCGCCGTTTCTGTCGTTTCCGGGCACATTCGCGGATTGACGAATACGATGCCTTTGCATATTGAAATCCTTTATAACGAGTATCAATTTTCTGCAGCCTTTGCAGTAGCATCCCTACTATCAATTTTTGCCGTTTTGACCCTAATTATCAAAGGATTGTTAGAGCGAAAAGCAAAATCGGCCGAAAAATCGTTTTCCAAGAACGGAGTGTAATGATGGGTATCACCATTGAACAGATTGACAAGTCCTATGGTACGTCTACTATCATAAAAGACCTTAGCTTAACCATTCAGAAAGGAGAGCTGATTTCTCTGCTGGGGCCTTCTGGATCGGGGAAGACGACGCTGCTTCGCATAATTGCCGGGCTGGAGCATGCAGACAGAGGAAAAATTCTTTTTGAAGGAATTGACCAGACAAATACGCATGTGAAAGAACGTAATGTAGGGTTTGTTTTTCAGCACTATGCCCTTTTTCAAAACATGACTGTATTTGATAACATCGCATACGGATTACGGGTGCGGCCGCGAAAGGAAAGGCCGACCAAAAAACAGATTGCAGAACGTGTGAATGAGCTGCTCGAAGTGGTGAAGCTGACCGAATGGAAAGACCGTTATCCTGCGCGGCTGTCAGGAGGACAAAGGCAGCGGGTGGCTTTGGCCCGCGCGCTTGCTGTTAATCCCAAAGTGCTCCTTCTCGATGAACCATTCGGTGCGCTGGATGCGAAGGTGAGAAAAGAGCTTCGGCGCTGGCTGAGGAAAGTGCATGATGAGTTTCAAATTACCAGTGTTTTTGTTACTCATGATCAGGAGGAAGCATTGGATATTTCGGATCGAGTGGTCATTATGAATGAAGGGGAAATTGAACAAATCGGCACACCTGAAGAAGTATATGACAGACCAGCCACGCCGTTTGTTTATGATTTTCTCGGAAATGTAAACCAATTTAGCGGAAAGATTTCTGACGGCTATCTCCTTGATGGAACAATCAAAATCGAAATCCCTAAAGAGCTTGATAAGAGTCCTGGTTCAGGAGTAGCCTATGCGAGGCCACATCGTTTTTCCATCAGCAAAGAGCCGGCAGGTGAGCATTCTATTCACTCAGTTGTGCTGCATGTTCAAAAGCTCGGCCCCATCGTTCGATTAGAATTACAGAGAAAAGATACCAATAGACAAATTCATGTCGAATTATCCGAGGATGAATTCGCAGAGTTAAAGCTTGAAGAAGGCGAAGAGGTCTTTGCAACAGCAAAGGAATTGACGGTTTTTTCATCTTAAATATTTTGCCTTATCTCTATTTGCCAGAGATAAGGTTTTTTATATGTATAATTAAGAAGTAAATCAATATCTGGGCGACGGCTTTTGTACAATTATCATGGTGAACTGTGCAATTCTGTCACGTTTTTGTTCGATTATCTTGGTGATTTGTGAAATTCCGTCCCTCTTCTGAGCAATTGACTCAGTAAATTGTGCAATTCCGGCTGACATTTGTGCAATTAAGCAGGGTATTTCATCCGTGCATGTGGAACGAGAATTTTGGTTATAGATTAGGAGTGAAAATCTTGAAAAAAATCATAGATGCCCATATTCACTTGGATCAATATAAAGAAGAAGAGCTGACTGCTATTTTTCAAGAGGCTTCCTTGCTAGAAGCGATCGTTTCAGTCTCTTTTGACCTCCAATCGTGCAAAAAGAACCTATCGCTATCGAAAGCGCACTCGAAAGTGAAGCCTGCGTTTGGCTTTCATCCTGAACAACCTCTCCCATCTGAAAGCCAGCTGCAAACACTTGTGGCCTGGATTGAAAAGAACCGCTATGACATGGCAGCTATCGGGGAAGTGGGGCTGCCTTATTACCTTAGAAAACAAAAGAAAAATGGCAGCTTTTCATTAAACAAGTATATTGAACTGTTGGAGACCTTTATCGTTCTAGCAAAAAAATGGGAGAAACCAATTGTCCTGCATGCCGTTTATGAGGATGCTCCTATTGTGTGTGACCTTCTGGAGAAACATTCCTTATCAAAAGCACATTTTCATTGGTTTAAAGGTGATCCGAAAACGATTGAACGAATGATACAGAATGGTTATTTTATTTCCGTAACTCCCGACGTCGTTTATGAGAAAGAAATTCAAGATTTGGTCAGGGTGTATCCTATGGAGCGATTAATGGTCGAGACAGATGGACCTTGGCCATTTGAGGGACCATTTAAAGGAATAATGACGAGTCCATTGATGATTCACCAGTCCATTGAAACCATCGCGGCTTTAAAAAAAGCTTCAATAGAGGACACATATCTAAAAATATTAGTGAATACAAAAAAATTCTACAGGATTTAAAAAGGGCCCTGCGTTTCAGGGCCTTTAAATCTTGCTCAGCTTGCCATATGAAGTGTGTTCGATTGTAGAAATCGATGGAACAATGATTGGGAAAGGTGTACCAGGCAGCTGTACGCGCCGGATTCAGTCTGAATTTAACAATCTTCTATTATCTTTAACATCGCATTAAGTTCCTTTGCCGTAATATAACCTCACAAATGGAGTGTAGGAATTATCAAATGATTTATAATGAAATGATAGGTGAAATGTAATCTTAAAATTGGGGGTTTTATCAATGCATCAATTGACGGAATTTTCCTTCTCTAAACGTTTTCCTGAATTGCCTTTAATATCTGCTGCTCTTGCAGAAGAGCATCCTGACTTTGTCCCTCTTTCATTCGGATTTCCCGCTAAGGAATCTTTTCTTATTCCTTTACTTTCGGAAGCAGCAGTTTCCGCTCTCCAAACGCAGGGTCTGGAATCACTCCAATATACTGGGGGGACAGGTCCTAAGAAGGTAAATGAGTGGATTAAAAAACGTTCTGAATTACGTTCGATTCAATCAGAGAATGAAAATATCTTAGTCACTTCTGGGTCGA
This window of the Bacillus gobiensis genome carries:
- a CDS encoding sulfate ABC transporter substrate-binding protein; its protein translation is MKLFKTLTIGLTAIFLAAGCSSGNTSSESESKDQPVELLNVSYDPTRELYQEYNKEFQDHWKKETGQTVTFQQSHGGSGKQGRSIIDGLEADVATLALAYDIDSIAGAGLIDEGWQKELPDNSSPYTSTIVFLVKKDNPKNIKSWNDLIRDDVSVITPNPKTSGGARWNYLAAWDYADKKYNGDENKIKQYMKELFQNVEVLDSGARGATTTFVERGIGDVLLAWENEAYLSINELGKDQFEIVYPESSILAEPSVAIVDKVAKRKGTEKVAKAYLEHLYSDEGQKIAAKNYYRPRNEDIRKEYSKTFPDIDLVTIDDEKFGGWKKAQETHFSDGGTFDQIYSGKKGE
- the cysT gene encoding sulfate ABC transporter permease subunit CysT; the protein is MKPAAATRQKRLLPGFTISMGITLSYLSLIVIIPLSMIFVKTAALGPGELWEIIKDPRVLASLRLTVLTSLAAAVFNAIFGLLLAWVLTRYSFPGKKMIDGLIDLPFALPTAVAGIALTELYAPNGWIGQLFHTKVAFTPIGIIIALIFIGIPFVVRTVQPVIKSLDKEMEEASATLGASRGRTFISVIFPQLLPSLITGFSLAFARSLGEYGSVVFIAGNIPLKTEIAPLIIMSKLEQYDYNGAAAVACIMLVISFILLLLINLWQWKVSRNGL
- the cysW gene encoding sulfate ABC transporter permease subunit CysW — encoded protein: MNTIAQKKQQESVKAHKSIRRHEPSSESRWVKVSLISLCYLFVALFLLLPLFLVFIKAFERGFGTYLEAITNPDAIAAIKLTLLVLIISVPLNALFGVAAAWFVTKYEFKGKQVLTTILDIPFAVSPVIAGLIFVLLFGSTGVFGPWLIENGLKIIYSVPGIILATLFVTFPFVARELIPFMQSQGTSEEEASLTLGAGGFKTFWLVTLPNIKWPLLYGVILCGARSVGEFGAVSVVSGHIRGLTNTMPLHIEILYNEYQFSAAFAVASLLSIFAVLTLIIKGLLERKAKSAEKSFSKNGV
- a CDS encoding sulfate/molybdate ABC transporter ATP-binding protein — encoded protein: MGITIEQIDKSYGTSTIIKDLSLTIQKGELISLLGPSGSGKTTLLRIIAGLEHADRGKILFEGIDQTNTHVKERNVGFVFQHYALFQNMTVFDNIAYGLRVRPRKERPTKKQIAERVNELLEVVKLTEWKDRYPARLSGGQRQRVALARALAVNPKVLLLDEPFGALDAKVRKELRRWLRKVHDEFQITSVFVTHDQEEALDISDRVVIMNEGEIEQIGTPEEVYDRPATPFVYDFLGNVNQFSGKISDGYLLDGTIKIEIPKELDKSPGSGVAYARPHRFSISKEPAGEHSIHSVVLHVQKLGPIVRLELQRKDTNRQIHVELSEDEFAELKLEEGEEVFATAKELTVFSS
- a CDS encoding TatD family hydrolase → MKKIIDAHIHLDQYKEEELTAIFQEASLLEAIVSVSFDLQSCKKNLSLSKAHSKVKPAFGFHPEQPLPSESQLQTLVAWIEKNRYDMAAIGEVGLPYYLRKQKKNGSFSLNKYIELLETFIVLAKKWEKPIVLHAVYEDAPIVCDLLEKHSLSKAHFHWFKGDPKTIERMIQNGYFISVTPDVVYEKEIQDLVRVYPMERLMVETDGPWPFEGPFKGIMTSPLMIHQSIETIAALKKASIEDTYLKILVNTKKFYRI